In Ensifer sp. PDNC004, the sequence GAGTGCTGCAGCGCGCTGCTTCTATTCGAGTAGGGGCGTGATTGCGCGCATCGCCACTGTCAAATCCCCTTCCCCTCAGCCGCGGTTCAATGGGCGGGCTCGATGAGGCAGGTCTGATCGTAGAACGGCTGCGCCTCGCTCTTGTTCCCGCAACAGGCTTTAGAACCTTTCATCGCCTGGCTGAGGCCACCCGCTTTGACACATCAGAGTGGGGATCCCGGATCCACGCCGATGGGAACGCTTCGAAACAACTGGCGACGGAGCGATTGTGCTGTGAGCGAGAGACCCATCGTCCTGCGTCGGCCTTACCCGTCGCCAGATAGCAGAAATCGAAGCTGGCGGCGACCCGTTTACGAGCCTCGTCGATGACGTTTTCAACCGCGCCGCAGAATCCTTGCGCGAGGCCCGTCATGATCTCGACCTCGAGACACTTCGCCGTGTCGTCGAACTGCTCGCCAGGGCTCGCCGCATCGACGTCTACGGTTATGGCGGCTCCGGCTTCCTCGCTGGCGAAACGCAACACCGCCTTGCCTCGCTCGGTGTCGCAAGCGTTGCCTATTCCGACCCGACGTTGCAGATGGTTTCGGCACCCCGCTTGACGGCAGAAGATGTGTTCTTCGTCCTCTCCTTCTCCGGCCGCACGAGCTACCTTATTTCGAACATGGAGATTGCGAAGAAGGCTGGCGCACGTATAGTCTCCATCTCTCCCGGGGGCTCCGTCGTCGCCTCCCTTGCCGATGAAAACATCAATCTCAACGCCTACCGCGCCTCAACCCATCCCCTCATCGTGCCGACGGGCCGCGCTCCGATGTATGTGATGCTGGACGTGCTCTTTGCCCTACTTGCGCGTAAATGCGAGGAAGGCGCTTGATAAACCGGACCGAGGAAAATTGACATGGAAGCGACTTTTTCTCCAGTGCTGACCGTTTGTGGGATCGACGAATTGCCGGG encodes:
- a CDS encoding SIS domain-containing protein, with translation MREARHDLDLETLRRVVELLARARRIDVYGYGGSGFLAGETQHRLASLGVASVAYSDPTLQMVSAPRLTAEDVFFVLSFSGRTSYLISNMEIAKKAGARIVSISPGGSVVASLADENINLNAYRASTHPLIVPTGRAPMYVMLDVLFALLARKCEEGA